One segment of Solanum stenotomum isolate F172 chromosome 1, ASM1918654v1, whole genome shotgun sequence DNA contains the following:
- the LOC125842719 gene encoding protein RADIALIS-like 4, with product MASSSLQSSSWTPQQNKLFERALAQFDKDTPDRWQNVARAVGGGKSADEVKRHYEILIEDLSRIESGRVPLPTYTHEQQRLLKYMNLH from the exons ATGGCATCAAGCTCACTTCAATCTTCATCATGGACACCGCAGCAAAACAAGTTATTTGAAAGGGCACTAGCTCAATTCGATAAGGACACACCTGACCGGTGGCAGAATGTGGCGCGGGCGGTTGGAGGTGGAAAATCGGCCGATGAAGTAAAGAGACACTATGAAATACTTATTGAGGATCTCAGCCGCATTGAATCTGGACGTGTTCCTCTTCCTACTTACACCCATGAACAACAAAG GCTTTTGAAGTATATGAACCTGCACTAG
- the LOC125874621 gene encoding uncharacterized protein LOC125874621: MAAENVQNEKTPSPVTPNPAMTSCRKKKSEQATFLEDIKDHMDEFIHASMDEHKTCFKKTIQKMFGMSKIVAERNAEAKEVESSLPLQTTLAK, translated from the exons ATGGCAGCAGAAAATGTCCAAAATGAGAAGACACCATCCCCTGTTACTCCAAATCCAGCCATGACTTCGTGTCGGAAGAAGAAGAGCGAACAAGCAACTTTTCTAGAAGACATCAAGGATCACATGGATGAATTCATTCATGCTTCCATGGATGAACACAAAACTTGCTTCAAGAAGACCATTCAAAAG ATGTTTGGCATGTCAAAAATTGTTGCGGAAAGGAATGCTGAGGCTAAAGAGGTTGAAAGTTCTCTGCCCCTGCAAACAACATTGGCTAAGTAA
- the LOC125875573 gene encoding transcription factor RADIALIS — protein MSSSQVGQGSSVTWTLQQNKAFERALAVYDKDTPDRWSNVARAIGGNKTAEDVKQHYEVLLHDIKFIESGGVPFPNYTTRNGSRGRTNNK, from the coding sequence ATGTCTTCTTCTCAAGTTGGACAAGGATCATCAGTTACATGGACTTTACAACAAAACAAGGCATTTGAGAGGGCATTAGCAGTGTATGACAAAGACACCCCTGACCGTTGGTCTAACGTTGCTAGAGCTATTGGAGGCAATAAAACTGCTGAAGATGTGAAGCAACATTATGAAGTACTTCTTCATGATATCAAGTTTATTGAGAGTGGTGGTGTGCCTTTCCCCAACTACACCACTCGTAACGGAAGCCGAGGCCGCactaataacaaataa